The genomic interval GTTGGAGGCGTTGTTGCGCGACCGATTTCCTGGAAGCTCGTTTGAGGTTGTGAACACGGCTTTCACGGCCATCAATTCACACGCGATCCTGCCGATGGCTCGGGAGTGCGCAGCCCACGGGGGGGATCTTTGGATCGTTTACATGGGCAACAACGAATTGGAGGGACCGTTTGGGGCGGGGGCGCTGTTGGGACCCCGGGCGCCTCCCATTCCGGTGGTTCGCGCCGCGCTCGCGGCCTCCTCCTGGCGCGCCGGGCAAGCATGGCGATCCATGGCAGCCCGAATGAAGGAAGGAGCGGCGGGGTCGGCGGGATGGCAGGGAATGAAGAGGTTGGTGGAACATCCGGTGCCACCGGATGATCCAGCTCGGGAGAGAGTTTATCGGAATTTCGAGGCGAATGTGGTGGATCTGTTGAAGATTGCCCGCGCCGCGCAGGTTCCCGTGGTGCTGTCCACGGTGGCTTCGAATTTGCGGGATCACTCGCCTTTCCTTTCCAGTCTGGGAATGGGAAAAAGTCGTGAGGAGGAGTCGTCCATTCGGAGCTTGGTGGAAGAAGCAGCTCGATGGGTGGATCAAGGTCGGGCTGGGGAGGCTTTGTCGCTTCTGGAAAAGCGTGGGAACGACCGAACGCTTTATGCCGAATGGCATTTTCAGAAGGGGAGGGCGTTGCTCGCCGCCGGTCAGACGAACCTGGCCTTTTCTTCATTGCAAAAGGCTCGCGATCTCGATGCTCTTCCGCTCCGCGCCGATTCGAGAATCAACGGATTGATTCGAACCTTGGGCAGGACTGGCGATGGCGTTTCCTTGGTGGATGTGGAAGGGGAGTGGATGGCGGCGGGCGATGGTGGGGCGTTGGGCGGGGAATACTTTTTCGAGCACGTCCACTTCACGTTTGAAGGAAACTATGGTCTTGCTCGCGCAGTGGCGGAGGCGGTTCTTCCCCGTTTGCCGGCATCCCTTCGCGCCCGGGATCGTGGAGGTTGGGCCGAGGTGGAGTGGACGCGCCGGGTTTTGGTTTATTCGCGCTGGAGCGAGTTGAGTTCATGGGAACAGATGGCGAGGCGAATCTCGGGACCTCCATTTACGAATCAATCGACCTTTCGAGCCACCGCCGACGCTTACCGAAGCAAATTGGAGGATTTGCGCGCAGGCATGAACGCTGCCGAATTGGGTCATGCTCTGAATGCAGCGCGTGAGGCCGTCGAGAAGACTCCCTCCGATCCGCATTTGGCCACGCAGTTGGCCCGGTTGTTGGAAGCGGAGGGAAACATTGAAGAGGCGGTTTCCACCTGGCGGAGGGCGAGGTCGTTATTACCCGAGGCCCTGACGAGTCTGTATGAACTTGGACGGCTGGCGCTGAAGCAAGGAAAGCCCGACGAATCCGTGGATGCGTTGAGAGAGGTCATGCGGCGGCGTCCGGAAGCGATGGAGGCGGGGTTGGAGTTGGTCCGGGCATTGGCGGGTGGCGGTCAACTGCCGGAGGCTTTGAGCCTGGCGGAGCAGTGGGTCGGGAAGGCTTCGGAGTCTCCCGAGGCGTGGCTGGTGTTGGGAGCGGTTCGCGAGCGATCGCAACGGACGAACGAGGCCATGCTGGCTTATCGGGAAGCGGCCTCGCGGGGAAGCGAATCGGCTCGAGTGTCAGCGAGTTTGGAAGCCGCCCGAGTCCTCAGCCTTTCGGGACGTTTCGGGGAGGCGGCGGAATGGTATCGACGTGTGTCTCTCGCCCAGCCCGGCAACGCCGCTGCGCGGCTCAACCTGGCGGATGCGCTCGCCAAGGGAGGACAACGTGAGGAAGCCACCACGGTCCTGAGGGAACTGATTGCAATTTACCCGCAGCATTGGGAGGCGAGATATTTGTTGGGGATCGAACTGGCGATGCAGCAGAAAGTGAAGGAGGCGGAAGCGGAGTTCACCGAGGTCATTTTGCTCAAGCCGGACTTTGCCCGGGCGCATTTGAATTTGGGTGTCGCTCTGGCGCAGCAGCAGAGAATGGGGGAGGCACTCGCGCGATTTCAGGAAGTGCTGAGGCTTGACCCGAAGAATGATCAAGCCCGGCAATATGTGAAACTTATTGGGGAGTTGAAGTAGCCCGGCGCTGCGGGTGGGTGATTTCGATGGATGAGGTTGACGAAGCAAGGGCGTTGGTGGTGAGTAATCCTCCCGGCCAGCGCACGACCACAGCCGAGTTTTCGGACGGCGGCGCGAAGACCTGGACGGCACCGTGCTGAGACCAATAGCCCGAGCCGGCT from Verrucomicrobiota bacterium carries:
- a CDS encoding tetratricopeptide repeat protein; its protein translation is MAWLNSSRKTTEASNPPVDAQRLSVGRKWLFRGVAALGLPLALFFLLEAGLRLLGYGDPTSFFLLKEDRGARYLTPNEKFAVPFFPPGLLRRPVPMRVAVPKPEGTYRIFVFGESAAMGDPDPAFSFGRQLEALLRDRFPGSSFEVVNTAFTAINSHAILPMARECAAHGGDLWIVYMGNNELEGPFGAGALLGPRAPPIPVVRAALAASSWRAGQAWRSMAARMKEGAAGSAGWQGMKRLVEHPVPPDDPARERVYRNFEANVVDLLKIARAAQVPVVLSTVASNLRDHSPFLSSLGMGKSREEESSIRSLVEEAARWVDQGRAGEALSLLEKRGNDRTLYAEWHFQKGRALLAAGQTNLAFSSLQKARDLDALPLRADSRINGLIRTLGRTGDGVSLVDVEGEWMAAGDGGALGGEYFFEHVHFTFEGNYGLARAVAEAVLPRLPASLRARDRGGWAEVEWTRRVLVYSRWSELSSWEQMARRISGPPFTNQSTFRATADAYRSKLEDLRAGMNAAELGHALNAAREAVEKTPSDPHLATQLARLLEAEGNIEEAVSTWRRARSLLPEALTSLYELGRLALKQGKPDESVDALREVMRRRPEAMEAGLELVRALAGGGQLPEALSLAEQWVGKASESPEAWLVLGAVRERSQRTNEAMLAYREAASRGSESARVSASLEAARVLSLSGRFGEAAEWYRRVSLAQPGNAAARLNLADALAKGGQREEATTVLRELIAIYPQHWEARYLLGIELAMQQKVKEAEAEFTEVILLKPDFARAHLNLGVALAQQQRMGEALARFQEVLRLDPKNDQARQYVKLIGELK